The following are from one region of the Jatrophihabitans telluris genome:
- a CDS encoding DUF58 domain-containing protein, with translation MTSPQGPTSAALPPETEAVLRRLEYVVRNKLDGLLQGSYLGLVPGPGSEAGESRQYYPGDDVRRMDWPVTARTMTPHVRQTVADRELETWLVVDLSPSLDFGTANMEKRDLVFAAATAMVHLTTKAGNRIGAIVTNGDQTYRIPAVGGINHARYLLRKLAATPRADHGGGHDLRDALEQVRRPPRRRGMVAVISDFLGAPDWERPLRGLGERHELLGIEIVDPREMDLPAAGLVTFVDPESGEQLEVQTSDAQLRYRYAVAAREQRASIATMLRRAGADHLQLRTDSDWLSDMARFVVTRRRGVAARPPSRAGMIGVH, from the coding sequence GTGACCTCGCCGCAGGGGCCCACATCGGCTGCCCTGCCGCCGGAGACGGAGGCGGTGCTGCGGCGGCTGGAATACGTCGTGCGCAACAAGCTCGACGGCTTGCTGCAGGGCAGTTATCTCGGTCTGGTCCCCGGTCCCGGGTCGGAGGCGGGAGAGTCGCGGCAGTACTACCCGGGCGACGATGTTCGGCGGATGGATTGGCCGGTAACGGCTCGGACCATGACCCCGCACGTGCGGCAGACCGTGGCCGACCGCGAGCTCGAGACGTGGCTGGTGGTCGACCTGTCGCCGAGCCTGGACTTCGGCACAGCGAACATGGAGAAGCGCGACCTCGTTTTCGCCGCGGCAACCGCGATGGTGCACCTGACGACCAAGGCGGGCAATCGGATCGGGGCGATCGTCACCAACGGCGATCAGACGTATCGCATTCCGGCCGTCGGCGGCATCAACCACGCGCGATACCTGCTACGCAAGCTGGCGGCCACGCCCCGCGCCGACCACGGCGGTGGCCACGACCTGCGCGACGCGCTGGAGCAGGTCCGCCGACCGCCGAGACGGCGCGGAATGGTTGCCGTCATCTCAGACTTCCTCGGCGCCCCGGACTGGGAACGGCCCCTGCGCGGCCTGGGGGAGCGTCACGAGTTGCTCGGCATCGAGATCGTCGATCCACGCGAGATGGACCTGCCCGCCGCCGGTCTGGTGACCTTCGTCGACCCAGAGTCCGGGGAGCAGCTCGAGGTTCAGACCTCTGACGCTCAGCTCCGGTACCGCTACGCCGTCGCCGCCCGCGAGCAGCGAGCGAGCATCGCGACGATGCTGCGACGCGCCGGTGCCGACCACCTGCAGCTGCGCACGGATTCGGACTGGTTGTCGGACATGGCGCGGTTCGTGGTCACCCGGCGTCGCGGCGTCGCGGCCCGTCCACCGTCCCGGGCCGGCATGATCGGGGTCCACTGA
- a CDS encoding DUF3097 domain-containing protein produces the protein MRYSSDVLGGNGGHRRRSVRQVPAEVDLVVETVDGSFCGAVVSVGKTVLAGEKRDTVTLADRFDRHRVFPLLAAGFLLEGELVTLVRPEPGPAPVSRAGRTASGSVAVAGVRAQVAKASRIWVEGVHDAALVERIWGEDLRIEGIVVEPLGGIDNLVADVRAFAPSRQRRLGVLVDHLVPGSKESRIAAGVNSPDVLINGHPYVDVWQAVKPVALGIDGWPAVPRSVPWKEGVAAALGVSDPRELWRRVLASVDSYADVEVPLLRSVEELIDFVTVG, from the coding sequence GTGCGCTATTCATCAGACGTCCTCGGCGGCAACGGGGGCCACCGTCGCCGGTCGGTGCGCCAGGTGCCCGCGGAGGTCGACCTCGTGGTCGAAACGGTCGACGGCAGTTTCTGCGGAGCGGTGGTCTCGGTGGGCAAGACCGTCCTCGCCGGCGAGAAGCGCGACACCGTCACGCTGGCCGACCGCTTCGACCGGCACCGGGTCTTTCCGCTGTTGGCGGCGGGGTTCCTGCTCGAGGGCGAGCTGGTCACCCTGGTCCGGCCCGAACCCGGACCGGCCCCGGTCAGCCGGGCCGGACGGACAGCGTCGGGATCGGTCGCGGTGGCCGGGGTCAGGGCACAGGTGGCCAAGGCGAGCCGGATCTGGGTCGAAGGCGTGCACGACGCGGCGTTGGTCGAACGGATCTGGGGCGAGGATCTCCGGATCGAAGGCATCGTCGTGGAGCCGCTCGGTGGCATCGACAACCTCGTCGCGGACGTCCGGGCGTTCGCGCCGAGCCGGCAGCGACGGCTCGGTGTCCTGGTCGACCATCTGGTGCCGGGCTCGAAGGAATCGCGCATCGCCGCCGGGGTGAACTCACCGGATGTGCTGATCAACGGTCACCCGTACGTCGATGTCTGGCAGGCCGTGAAACCGGTTGCCCTCGGTATCGACGGATGGCCGGCGGTGCCCCGTTCGGTTCCGTGGAAGGAAGGTGTCGCGGCGGCCCTGGGCGTGTCCGACCCGCGAGAGCTGTGGCGGCGTGTGCTGGCCTCGGTCGACTCCTACGCCGACGTGGAGGTGCCGCTGCTGCGCTCGGTGGAGGAACTCATCGATTTCGTCACCGTCGGCTAG
- a CDS encoding DUF1992 domain-containing protein translates to MTPRKPANVSFGDWVEGQIRDAQRRGVFDDLPGAGQPLTGLPVADDHLSWVANKLRRENLPVAAILPPSLALPKEIEELPGRLARQRSEAQVREILDELNDRILKAHRRPQEGPPLLVMLQDVDKWVGAWRKATEQTRAEQAAGRTARQAAQSARATSPQDASVRTQPRRWRPVRWRPTRRWRVIGR, encoded by the coding sequence ATGACCCCGCGCAAGCCCGCGAACGTGTCCTTCGGTGACTGGGTCGAAGGCCAGATCCGGGACGCCCAACGTCGTGGCGTGTTCGATGACCTGCCCGGCGCCGGTCAGCCGCTCACCGGGTTGCCCGTCGCGGACGACCACCTGAGCTGGGTCGCGAACAAGCTGCGCCGGGAGAACCTGCCCGTGGCTGCGATCCTGCCGCCGTCGTTGGCCCTGCCCAAGGAGATCGAGGAGTTGCCCGGCCGGCTCGCGCGCCAGCGCTCGGAGGCGCAGGTGCGGGAGATCCTGGACGAGCTCAACGACCGGATTCTCAAGGCTCATCGTCGTCCGCAGGAAGGTCCGCCGCTGCTGGTGATGCTGCAGGACGTCGACAAGTGGGTCGGCGCCTGGCGCAAGGCCACCGAACAGACCCGCGCCGAGCAGGCGGCCGGACGCACCGCCCGACAAGCGGCCCAGTCGGCTCGCGCGACGTCGCCGCAGGATGCCTCGGTGCGGACTCAGCCGAGGCGGTGGCGGCCCGTGAGGTGGCGTCCGACGCGGCGGTGGCGCGTCATCGGGCGGTGA
- a CDS encoding DUF1810 domain-containing protein, with protein sequence MADHGSARFDAAGFDADRFVLAQDEGATYSRALAELRAGRKVSHWMWFVFPQIRGLGSSAMAHRYAISSLDQARAYLSHPVLGRRLREAVAALLADGKHDAVAVLGSVDAMKLRSSMTLFARAGVPGDVFQTALDRFFAGEEDPATLALLDPPPERS encoded by the coding sequence ATGGCAGATCACGGTTCCGCTCGGTTCGACGCCGCCGGCTTCGACGCCGACCGATTCGTTCTCGCCCAGGACGAGGGTGCGACGTATTCGCGCGCCCTGGCCGAATTGCGGGCCGGCCGCAAAGTCAGCCACTGGATGTGGTTCGTGTTCCCGCAGATCCGGGGCCTCGGGTCGAGCGCGATGGCGCATCGATACGCGATCTCCTCACTCGATCAGGCGCGGGCGTATCTCAGCCATCCGGTGCTGGGGCGACGACTGCGCGAAGCGGTCGCCGCGCTGCTGGCCGACGGCAAGCACGACGCGGTCGCCGTGCTCGGCAGCGTCGACGCCATGAAGCTGCGTTCGAGCATGACGTTGTTCGCTCGGGCCGGCGTACCCGGGGATGTGTTTCAGACCGCGCTGGATCGGTTCTTCGCCGGCGAGGAGGACCCGGCCACCCTCGCGCTGCTCGACCCGCCCCCCGAGCGGTCATGA
- the fabG gene encoding 3-oxoacyl-ACP reductase FabG — MSRSVLVTGGNRGIGLAIAQAFLEAGDKVAVTHRGSGAPDGLLGVECDVTDNAAVDRAFSEVEAAHGPVEVLVSNAGMTEDTLLMRMSEESFTRVVDANLTGAYRVAKRATPGMLKARRGRMIFISSVVAFAGSPGQVNYAASKAGLLGVARSIARELGSRNITANVVAPGFIDTDMTAELSDARRNEILGSVPLKRYGHAAEIAAAVHFLASEQAGYISGVVLPVDGGLGMGI, encoded by the coding sequence GTGAGTCGATCTGTGCTGGTAACCGGAGGAAACCGCGGCATCGGGCTGGCGATCGCGCAGGCCTTCCTGGAGGCCGGCGACAAGGTCGCGGTCACCCATCGTGGCTCCGGCGCGCCGGACGGCCTACTGGGCGTCGAGTGCGATGTGACCGACAACGCCGCGGTGGACCGCGCGTTCTCCGAGGTCGAGGCGGCCCACGGCCCGGTGGAGGTCCTGGTCTCCAACGCCGGCATGACCGAGGACACGCTGCTCATGCGCATGAGCGAGGAATCATTCACCCGGGTCGTCGACGCCAACCTCACGGGCGCGTACCGGGTGGCCAAGCGGGCAACGCCCGGCATGCTCAAGGCCAGGCGCGGCCGGATGATCTTCATCTCCTCGGTAGTGGCCTTCGCCGGATCGCCGGGTCAGGTCAACTACGCGGCCAGCAAGGCCGGCCTGCTCGGCGTGGCCCGCTCGATCGCCCGCGAACTCGGTAGCCGCAACATCACCGCCAACGTGGTCGCCCCGGGATTCATCGACACCGACATGACCGCCGAACTCAGCGACGCGCGCCGCAACGAGATCCTGGGCAGCGTCCCGCTCAAGCGCTACGGACACGCCGCCGAGATCGCAGCGGCGGTGCACTTCCTGGCGTCGGAGCAGGCGGGCTACATCAGCGGAGTCGTCCTCCCGGTCGACGGCGGCCTCGGCATGGGTATCTAA
- a CDS encoding GNAT family N-acetyltransferase has product MPAAEIRHVPFEEILPWLRTMRTTFLDDPATPFSDAQRDYFKRQWDGERSWGAYDGRWVATLRTFGTTLTVPGGPDGDTLVVQADALTMVSVAATHRRQGLLTGMLTPSLDEARARGEAVSVLRAAEWPIYGRFGYAPAAFAANYRVVAEPPVRVVPPRRPVTIRQVEPAELLSHALPVFEAIRRQRPGQIDRTEPYWHRRIGLDGLRPAGQREPVCIVAIDEGGRPVGFTTWSAGEGDWFEEKMELTLGEFMASSSDGYRALWTHLLGIDLIRGIRWIEQAVDEPLEWLISDGRAARRELTRDGLWLRILDVEAALAARRYAVADRLVVEVVDGDGLGWAAGRYTLDASPSHAECIRTPTAAVDLRLSQRALAAVYLSGNTVRSQVLAGLVDEESPDAVRRFEAMLAADRAPANVSPF; this is encoded by the coding sequence ATGCCGGCCGCCGAGATCCGCCACGTCCCGTTCGAGGAAATTCTGCCCTGGTTGCGCACCATGCGAACCACGTTCCTCGACGATCCGGCGACCCCGTTCAGCGATGCCCAGCGCGACTACTTCAAACGGCAATGGGACGGCGAGCGCTCCTGGGGTGCCTATGACGGGCGGTGGGTGGCCACGCTGCGGACCTTCGGCACCACCCTGACCGTCCCGGGTGGCCCGGACGGCGACACGCTGGTCGTCCAGGCCGACGCGCTGACCATGGTGTCGGTGGCCGCGACTCATCGCCGCCAGGGGCTGCTGACCGGCATGCTCACACCGTCGCTGGATGAGGCGCGCGCCCGGGGCGAAGCGGTGAGTGTGCTCCGAGCGGCGGAATGGCCCATCTACGGACGCTTCGGCTACGCTCCCGCCGCCTTCGCGGCTAACTACCGGGTCGTGGCCGAGCCGCCGGTTCGGGTCGTGCCGCCGAGGCGGCCGGTGACGATTCGCCAGGTGGAGCCGGCGGAACTGCTGAGCCACGCATTACCGGTCTTCGAGGCGATCCGCCGCCAGCGGCCCGGGCAGATCGACCGGACCGAGCCCTACTGGCACCGACGGATCGGCCTTGACGGACTGCGTCCGGCCGGCCAACGTGAGCCGGTCTGCATCGTGGCGATCGACGAAGGCGGCCGCCCGGTCGGTTTCACCACCTGGTCCGCGGGCGAGGGCGACTGGTTCGAGGAGAAGATGGAACTCACCCTCGGCGAGTTCATGGCCTCGTCCTCGGATGGCTACCGCGCGCTGTGGACGCATCTACTCGGTATCGACCTCATCCGGGGCATCCGCTGGATCGAGCAGGCGGTGGACGAACCGCTGGAGTGGCTGATCTCCGATGGCCGCGCCGCACGGCGTGAACTCACCCGCGACGGCCTGTGGCTTCGCATTCTCGACGTCGAGGCGGCCCTGGCCGCGCGGCGGTACGCAGTCGCCGATCGGCTCGTGGTGGAGGTGGTGGACGGCGACGGTCTCGGCTGGGCCGCCGGCCGCTACACCCTCGACGCCTCACCCTCGCACGCCGAGTGCATCCGGACGCCTACCGCGGCCGTGGACCTGCGACTTTCCCAGCGCGCACTGGCCGCGGTCTACCTGTCGGGCAATACGGTTCGCTCGCAGGTACTGGCCGGCCTGGTCGATGAGGAATCTCCCGACGCTGTAAGGCGATTCGAGGCCATGCTGGCCGCCGATCGGGCACCGGCCAACGTGAGTCCGTTCTAG
- a CDS encoding VWA domain-containing protein, producing the protein MHFASPMWLFLLLAVAAVGLAYVLLQLRRRTFVARFSNASLLASVVPRRPGWRRHLTFALLLIAMTVLSLGVARPTAAVRVPQERATVMLAIDVSLSMQATDVLPNRLDAAKKAAQEFSDLLPRRINLGLVKFGRNGSVLIPPTQDRTAFKRAVDGLQLEPYTAIGEGVFSCLDALQNFNQASSTPNDKPAPSRIVLLSDGSNTIGRSVAEAATAAKKANTPVSTIAFGTENGTVTVDGQTTPVRVDKATLRSLAQSTGGTFHSAASAEELKSVYQDIGSQIGYTTAERDISWRFMLVGLLAMMGAGAVSLLWSGRLS; encoded by the coding sequence ATGCATTTCGCCTCACCGATGTGGCTGTTCCTGCTGTTGGCCGTCGCTGCCGTGGGGTTGGCGTACGTGTTGCTGCAGCTGCGCCGGCGCACGTTCGTCGCCCGGTTCAGCAACGCCTCGCTGCTGGCCAGCGTCGTCCCGCGGCGCCCCGGCTGGCGGCGCCACCTGACGTTCGCGCTGTTGCTGATCGCGATGACAGTGCTCTCGCTCGGCGTGGCCCGGCCGACCGCGGCGGTCCGGGTGCCCCAGGAGCGCGCGACCGTGATGCTGGCCATCGATGTGTCGCTGTCGATGCAGGCCACCGACGTGCTGCCCAACCGGCTGGACGCGGCGAAGAAGGCCGCGCAGGAGTTCTCCGATCTGCTGCCCCGCCGGATCAACCTCGGCCTGGTGAAGTTCGGCCGAAACGGCAGCGTGCTCATCCCGCCGACGCAGGACCGGACGGCGTTCAAGCGGGCGGTGGACGGACTCCAGCTCGAGCCGTACACCGCGATCGGTGAAGGGGTGTTCTCGTGTCTGGACGCCCTGCAGAATTTCAACCAGGCGAGCAGCACCCCCAACGACAAACCCGCACCGTCGCGGATCGTGCTGCTCTCCGACGGCTCGAACACCATAGGACGCAGCGTGGCCGAGGCGGCCACAGCGGCGAAGAAGGCCAACACACCGGTGTCCACGATCGCCTTCGGGACGGAGAACGGGACGGTCACCGTCGATGGCCAGACCACCCCGGTGCGGGTGGACAAGGCGACGTTGAGGTCACTGGCCCAGTCCACCGGCGGCACGTTCCATTCCGCGGCCTCGGCCGAGGAACTCAAGTCTGTTTACCAGGACATCGGCTCGCAGATCGGCTATACGACGGCCGAGCGCGACATCAGCTGGCGGTTCATGCTTGTGGGCCTGCTGGCGATGATGGGCGCCGGAGCGGTGTCGCTGCTGTGGTCCGGACGGCTGTCCTGA
- a CDS encoding DUF4395 domain-containing protein, producing the protein MSSVIGFPNPVNEKAARSVAAGVLLIAVVAVAGQWLWLTALLAAGFALRVLSGPTLSPLGQLATRVIAPRLGHPKLVPGPPKRFAQTIGLVVTGGAALAWFAFGSALIASLFLALIIVAAALESIGGLCLGCVAFGYLMRAGVIPADTCQACNDISLRYRQTA; encoded by the coding sequence ATGTCCTCAGTGATCGGCTTCCCCAATCCGGTGAACGAGAAGGCGGCCCGCTCGGTCGCCGCGGGTGTCCTGCTCATCGCCGTCGTCGCGGTGGCGGGCCAGTGGCTCTGGCTCACCGCGTTGCTGGCGGCCGGGTTCGCGTTGCGGGTCCTGTCCGGGCCGACCTTGAGCCCCCTCGGACAACTGGCCACCAGGGTGATCGCGCCGCGGCTGGGACACCCCAAGCTCGTGCCCGGACCGCCGAAGCGGTTCGCCCAGACCATCGGCCTCGTGGTCACCGGTGGTGCGGCCCTGGCCTGGTTCGCCTTCGGCTCGGCCCTGATCGCCAGTCTTTTCCTGGCGCTGATCATCGTCGCGGCCGCCCTCGAATCGATCGGCGGCCTGTGCCTGGGCTGCGTCGCGTTCGGGTATCTGATGAGAGCCGGTGTGATTCCGGCCGACACCTGCCAGGCCTGCAACGACATCTCCCTGAGGTACCGGCAGACTGCATGA
- the fabI gene encoding enoyl-ACP reductase FabI, translated as MGLLDGKRLLITGVITDASIAFSVARIAQEQGAQVVLTGFGRMSLVERVARRLPEPAPVVELDVTDAEHLAALPDKVREHVDGLDGVLHSIGFAPASCLGEDFLGTPVADVQTAFEVSAYSLKSLAVATKPLFGPAGGSLVGLTFDASVAWPAYNWMGVAKAALESTSRYLARELGPDKIRVNLIAAGPIRTMAAKSIPGFVAFEDAWGPRAPLGWDIDDATAVGRSCAALLSDWLPATTGEIVHVDGGFHAMGV; from the coding sequence GTGGGATTGCTCGACGGCAAGCGACTTCTCATCACCGGCGTCATCACCGACGCCTCGATCGCGTTCTCGGTCGCCCGGATCGCTCAGGAGCAGGGCGCCCAGGTCGTGCTCACCGGCTTCGGGCGGATGTCACTGGTCGAGCGGGTGGCCAGGCGCCTACCGGAGCCCGCCCCGGTCGTCGAACTGGACGTCACCGACGCCGAACACCTGGCCGCACTGCCGGACAAGGTTCGTGAACACGTCGACGGTTTGGACGGGGTGCTCCACTCGATCGGCTTCGCGCCGGCCAGCTGCCTGGGCGAGGACTTTCTCGGGACTCCGGTGGCCGACGTTCAGACCGCGTTCGAGGTATCGGCGTACTCGTTGAAGTCCCTTGCGGTGGCGACCAAGCCGCTGTTCGGTCCGGCCGGCGGCTCGCTGGTCGGGCTGACCTTCGACGCGAGCGTCGCCTGGCCGGCCTACAACTGGATGGGTGTGGCCAAGGCGGCGCTGGAGTCGACCTCGCGGTACCTGGCCCGTGAGCTCGGACCGGACAAGATTCGGGTCAACCTGATCGCTGCCGGCCCCATCCGGACCATGGCGGCCAAGAGCATCCCGGGCTTCGTCGCCTTCGAGGATGCCTGGGGCCCGCGCGCTCCGCTGGGCTGGGACATCGACGACGCGACCGCGGTCGGACGCAGTTGTGCGGCGCTGCTGTCGGACTGGCTGCCCGCCACCACCGGCGAGATCGTCCACGTCGACGGTGGCTTCCACGCGATGGGCGTCTGA
- a CDS encoding CPBP family intramembrane glutamic endopeptidase gives MSAPAPSSPESSPESSGNISPETSPEKSRRHHGLEILLVLGVSLGISALNSLINFADIQTRSGGFRHAVATLNNAQNPREWVDLSYQLVGILSGVVPALFALYLLSRSPGGSGFGIGFDRLRARWDALSGAGLAALIGLPGIGLVYLARQLGINAEIVASGLADTWYRYPVLVLSGIQNGFYEEIIMVGFLLTRLRQRGWPAWQAILLSAVIRGSYHTYQGAGAFVGNFVMGAIFGYFFTRTRRVLPLVIAHSIIDVASFIGYALLHDKVSWI, from the coding sequence GTGAGCGCTCCCGCACCGTCGTCGCCTGAAAGCTCGCCGGAGTCCTCCGGGAACATCTCGCCTGAGACCTCCCCGGAGAAATCGCGTCGGCACCACGGGCTGGAGATCCTGCTCGTCCTCGGGGTCTCCCTGGGCATCTCGGCCCTGAACTCGCTCATCAACTTCGCTGACATCCAGACGCGCAGCGGCGGTTTCCGCCACGCCGTGGCGACCCTGAACAACGCGCAGAACCCGCGAGAGTGGGTGGATCTGTCCTACCAGCTGGTGGGAATCCTCTCCGGCGTAGTCCCGGCGCTGTTCGCGCTCTATCTGCTGAGCCGATCACCGGGCGGTTCCGGTTTCGGTATCGGCTTCGACCGGCTCCGCGCCCGCTGGGATGCGTTGAGTGGGGCCGGTTTGGCCGCCCTCATCGGTCTTCCCGGAATCGGTTTGGTCTATCTGGCCAGACAGCTGGGCATCAACGCCGAGATCGTCGCCTCCGGCCTGGCCGACACCTGGTACCGCTACCCGGTGCTGGTCCTGTCCGGAATCCAGAACGGGTTCTACGAAGAAATCATCATGGTCGGCTTCCTGTTGACCAGGTTGCGCCAGCGTGGCTGGCCCGCTTGGCAGGCAATATTGCTCAGCGCGGTGATCCGAGGCAGCTACCACACGTACCAGGGCGCGGGCGCCTTCGTCGGCAATTTCGTGATGGGCGCGATCTTCGGCTACTTCTTCACCAGGACCCGGCGGGTACTCCCCCTGGTGATCGCCCACAGCATCATCGACGTCGCCAGTTTCATCGGATACGCGCTACTGCACGACAAGGTGAGCTGGATCTGA
- a CDS encoding quinone oxidoreductase family protein → MRAVQLSSFGGPEVLQVVDVAEPSPAEGTAVFTVRAAGINYADTHATEDSYLAKQQLPLIPGGEVVVELPESGRGLALVGTGGYAERIALAPAQIIPVPSGVSDPAALACLVQGASAWHLLRTSTHLSPGETVVVHAAAGGVGSIAVQLAKHWGAGRVIATASSADKRRLALELGADVAVDSRAEDLTAALKQANGGKGVDVVLEMTGGSVFDQSLAALAPFGRLAVYGMAGRSEPSPVRPTTLMAHSTAVIGFWLAHTVRRPGMLAAAITDLFGLVAAGTIRPVIGGRYTLDTVADAHRELLARTSTGKLFLDPTAR, encoded by the coding sequence ATGCGCGCAGTCCAACTCAGTTCCTTCGGCGGTCCCGAGGTCCTTCAGGTCGTCGACGTGGCCGAACCGAGCCCGGCCGAGGGCACCGCGGTGTTCACCGTCCGGGCGGCCGGCATCAACTACGCCGACACACATGCGACCGAAGATTCCTACCTGGCCAAGCAGCAGTTGCCGCTGATCCCGGGCGGCGAAGTCGTGGTCGAACTGCCCGAGTCCGGACGCGGCCTGGCTCTGGTCGGAACCGGCGGGTACGCCGAGCGCATTGCCCTGGCCCCGGCGCAGATCATCCCTGTCCCATCGGGGGTTTCCGACCCCGCGGCCCTGGCGTGCCTGGTGCAGGGAGCGAGCGCATGGCACCTGCTGCGCACGAGCACCCATCTGAGCCCAGGCGAGACCGTGGTCGTGCACGCCGCCGCGGGCGGGGTCGGCAGCATCGCCGTCCAACTGGCCAAGCACTGGGGCGCCGGACGGGTGATCGCGACCGCCTCCAGTGCGGACAAGCGTCGGCTGGCGCTCGAACTCGGCGCCGACGTCGCGGTCGACTCACGGGCCGAGGACCTGACCGCGGCGCTCAAGCAGGCCAACGGCGGCAAGGGCGTGGACGTCGTGCTGGAGATGACCGGCGGGTCGGTGTTCGACCAGAGCCTGGCCGCCCTCGCACCGTTCGGGCGGCTGGCCGTCTACGGCATGGCCGGCCGATCCGAGCCGAGCCCCGTCCGGCCGACCACCCTGATGGCGCACAGCACGGCCGTGATCGGCTTCTGGCTGGCGCATACGGTACGGCGGCCGGGCATGCTCGCTGCCGCGATCACCGATCTGTTCGGCCTGGTGGCCGCCGGGACGATCCGCCCCGTGATCGGCGGGCGCTACACCCTGGACACCGTGGCCGACGCACACCGGGAACTGTTGGCGCGCACGAGCACCGGCAAGCTCTTCCTGGATCCCACCGCCCGATAA
- a CDS encoding MBL fold metallo-hydrolase: MTSGPGPLRVDHGVTSGTFTLDGGSWDVDNNVWVVGDESECVVVDAPHDADAIAGVIGERAVLAVLCTHAHDDHVGAARELAERFSAPVRLHPDDDVLWRQSYPDFDYQPLADGETIGVAGQSLQVIHTPGHAPGAVCFYVPSLGALFSGDTLFRGGPGATGRSFSSFDVIVDSLRERVLTLPSETVVHTGHGPDTTIGAEAANQAEWSVPSR, from the coding sequence GTGACGAGCGGCCCTGGGCCACTGAGGGTGGACCACGGCGTCACGTCGGGCACCTTCACCCTCGACGGCGGCAGCTGGGACGTAGACAACAACGTCTGGGTCGTGGGTGACGAGTCCGAGTGCGTGGTCGTCGACGCACCTCACGACGCCGACGCGATCGCCGGTGTGATCGGAGAGCGTGCCGTGCTCGCCGTCCTGTGCACGCACGCTCATGACGATCATGTCGGAGCGGCCCGCGAACTGGCCGAACGGTTCTCAGCACCCGTTCGCCTGCACCCGGACGACGATGTGCTGTGGCGCCAGAGCTATCCGGACTTCGACTACCAGCCGCTGGCCGACGGCGAAACGATCGGCGTCGCCGGCCAGTCGCTGCAGGTCATCCACACCCCCGGGCACGCTCCGGGCGCGGTCTGCTTCTACGTACCTTCGCTCGGGGCCCTGTTCAGTGGCGACACATTGTTCCGGGGCGGTCCCGGCGCGACCGGTCGCTCGTTCTCGTCCTTCGACGTCATCGTCGATTCGCTACGTGAGCGGGTTCTCACACTGCCCTCCGAAACCGTCGTGCACACCGGGCATGGTCCGGACACCACGATCGGTGCCGAAGCCGCCAACCAGGCCGAATGGTCGGTCCCGTCCCGTTGA
- a CDS encoding ferrochelatase has protein sequence MPFLRKVTAGRGIPDERLTDVAQHYLHYDGVSPITAQNEALLLALTKEFERRSITLPLYFGNRNWHPFLADTARTMAADGIGRALVLATSATGSYSGCRQYREDLARATVDLAGEGVSAPEFVKLRHYFDLPGFIEANANAVRDALGQLPPEQREDARLIFTAHSIPDSMNETAGPTGGLYLAEHTATARLVAEAVRGPGAQFDLVWQSRSGPPRVPWLAPDINDHLRGLAASGAATTSGEHAPVRAVVVAPTGFISDHMEVMWDLDNEAAETARELGLGFVRAATAGTDPAFVSGLVDLVEERLSGREPVSLSGLGVCGRDCPSTCCPAPLRPTAEPAAQPARPAVPATES, from the coding sequence ATGCCCTTCCTGCGAAAGGTGACGGCGGGGCGTGGCATACCGGACGAGCGGTTGACCGACGTCGCCCAGCACTACCTGCACTACGACGGCGTCTCGCCGATCACTGCGCAGAACGAAGCCCTCCTGCTGGCGTTGACCAAGGAGTTCGAGCGCCGCTCCATCACGCTTCCGCTGTACTTCGGCAATCGAAACTGGCACCCCTTCCTGGCCGACACGGCACGCACGATGGCTGCCGACGGAATCGGGCGCGCGCTGGTGCTGGCCACCAGCGCGACCGGGTCGTACTCGGGTTGCCGCCAATACCGTGAGGACCTCGCGCGAGCCACCGTCGACCTGGCCGGTGAGGGAGTATCGGCGCCTGAGTTCGTCAAGCTGCGGCACTACTTCGACCTGCCCGGTTTCATCGAGGCGAACGCCAACGCCGTGCGGGACGCGCTGGGACAGCTGCCGCCGGAACAACGTGAGGACGCCCGGCTGATCTTCACCGCCCACTCGATCCCGGATTCGATGAACGAGACCGCCGGTCCGACGGGCGGGCTGTACCTGGCCGAACACACCGCGACCGCCCGGCTCGTCGCCGAGGCGGTCCGCGGTCCCGGCGCGCAGTTCGACCTGGTGTGGCAGTCCCGGAGCGGTCCGCCGCGAGTTCCGTGGCTGGCCCCGGACATCAACGATCACCTGCGGGGCCTGGCGGCCTCCGGAGCCGCCACGACGTCCGGTGAGCATGCCCCGGTTCGCGCGGTGGTCGTCGCGCCCACCGGTTTCATCTCCGACCACATGGAGGTGATGTGGGACCTGGACAACGAGGCGGCCGAGACCGCTCGGGAGCTCGGACTCGGCTTCGTCCGGGCGGCTACGGCCGGGACCGACCCGGCCTTCGTCAGCGGCCTGGTCGACCTGGTCGAAGAGCGGCTGTCCGGCCGGGAGCCGGTGTCGCTGTCCGGGCTAGGGGTATGTGGCCGGGATTGCCCGTCCACATGCTGCCCGGCGCCGCTTCGCCCCACGGCCGAGCCCGCCGCGCAGCCTGCCCGACCCGCTGTCCCCGCTACGGAGTCCTGA